From Aspergillus chevalieri M1 DNA, chromosome 4, nearly complete sequence, a single genomic window includes:
- a CDS encoding fungal specific transcription factor domain-containing protein (COG:S;~EggNog:ENOG410PWPT;~InterPro:IPR021858;~PFAM:PF11951) — translation MRTGQKAPLPTSRPEVAEVVHDQTALETEQYGPMDNSQITENEALLSIDLLTSGSGVDVFGTESLQWPDVGAPIFPSLEDQDSSLFRYYFSLICRINSCFDSDKNLFRVGVGELTKSCPLIHHCILSMSAAHRSCQQGDLATAALDHRTKAISCLRAELIKQNGENDSYSTSSVAKEETLLGSILLGMTEGWHNPSQLGITHLHGARGLFISWIADNQKSTGPCSQIHSSPTRSFMVGIMAYWEAMASFVIDQPLDVVAYLELFLDRDEMSHIHPNPWTGICTPLFIYLAKVGILGRQKSMLKKLSITNAGAGFRDKLQSTLVEQARETEKAVLRYRLPADNRIEDTGDILTPVHHLHQVAQIYRFATILELYLSFPELLPEPTANAAAAPSNRSIDKVLTLASSVLTLIRTIPSSSGANVLLNAPLIIAGSTLQPTCRRIDTDTGRHDSSWDVLYMELLSLSSQEDVYLHWRDFVRERIEGLYSHVGVATVRRGMEVLDKVWTRADIKALVDVPDGMANAADLVKWTDVMVEERLETILG, via the exons ATGAggaccgggcagaaagctcCCCTGCCAACAAGCCGACCTGAAGTGGCGGAAGTGGTCCATGACCAAACGGCCCTTGAAACTGAGCAGTATGGTCCAATGGACAACTCGCAGATAACTGAGAACGAAGCACTTTTATCCATTGATTTATTGACATCAGGATCCGGTGTCGACGTTTTTGGTACTGAATCTTTGCAGTGGCCGGACGTAGGAGCTCCCATATTCCCATCACTCGAGGATCAGGACTCCAGTCTTTTCCGATATTACTTCTCGCTCATCTGTCGCATTAACTCATGTTTCGATTCCGATAAGAACCTCTTCCGTGTCGGGGTTGGGGAGCTTACCAAGTCTTGTCCGCTCATTCACCACTGCATCCTATCGATGTCAGCGGCTCATCGATCCTGTCAGCAGGGTGACTTGGCGACAGCCGCCTTGGATCACAGAACGAAGGCGATATCCTGTCTGCGAGCGGAACTAATCAAGCAAAATGGGGAAAATGACTCATATAGCACTTCCTCTGTGGCTAAAGAAGAGACGTTACTCGGTAGTATACTGCTAGGAATGACTGAG GGATGGCACAATCCTTCCCAGCTCGGCATCACGCATTTACATGGCGCGCGAGGACTATTCATATCATGGATAGCGGATAACCAAAAATCCACTGGCCCATGCTCCCAGATCCACTCATCGCCTACCAGAAGCTTTATGGTCGGCATTATGGCGTACTGGGAAGCCATGGCATCGTTCGTGATAGATCAACCGCTTGATGTAGTCGCGTACTTAGAGCTTTTTCTCGATCGAGACGAAATGAGCCACATCCATCCAAACCCTTGGACTGGCATCTGCACTCCGCTCTTTATATACCTGGCCAAAGTGGGTATACTCGGGAGGCAAAAGTCTATGCTCAAGAAATTGTCCATCACAAATGCGGGTGCTGGATTTCGAGATAAATTGCAAAGCACCCTGGTCGAACAGGCCCGGGAAACAGAAAAGGCTGTGTTGCGATACAGGCTTCCAGCCGACAACCGCATTGAAGATACTGGAGACATTCTGACGCCGGTCCACCATTTGCACCAAGTAGCTCAGATTTACCGATTCGCCACCATCCTCGAGCTCTACCTGTCTTTTCCGGAGTTGCTCCCTGAACCGACCGCAAACGCTGCTGCAGCGCCGTCAAATAGATCCATTGATAAAGTCCTTACGCTCGCTTCGAGCGTGTTAACACTCATCCGTACCATCCCGTCCTCCTCGGGTGCAAATGTTCTCCTTAACGCTCCATTGATCATAGCCGGAAGCACACTACAACCAACTTGCAGGCGTATTGATACCGATACCGGACGACATGATTCTTCATGGGACGTACTGTACATGGAACTGCTCTCTCTATCCAGTCAAGAAGACGTGTACTTACATTGGCGTGACTTTGTCCGAGAGCGGATCGAAGGGCTTTACAGTCATGTAGGCGTCGCTACAGTTCGTCGTGGTATGGAGGTCCTTGACAAGGTCTGGACTAGGGCAGATATCAAGGCGCTTGTGGACGTGCCTGACGGGATGGCGAATGCAGCAGACTTGGTGAAGTGGACGGATGTCATGGTTGAAGAACGGCTCGAGACGATTCTGGGATAG